TTGATCATTGCGCCAATGCTTGAATTGCCTCTACGTACATTTCCAAAAAGGTCGTTTGTAAACTGATCAAACTCGAAACCAACATAAGGCTCTACCTCTGGCTTATTGATTTGAGGAAAATACACATCCTGACCAACTTCCGTCAATAAGATATCTCCTGTAATCACCCCTTCTCTCTGAGGATACTCCACGCCTTGGTTTTCAATCACGTTGCTGGCGAAGGTCACACCATCCGCTTTGTCATGTTCTACGATTGGATTGGCATCTCCCTTTTCATTGTAGATGATGTTGTTGGCCACCACAGTACGAATTGGCCGTGCGGACCGGATTTCTGATAGAGGTAGCACCTCTTTTTGGCTGATGTTGGTTCCTACTCCAAACTGCCAAGGCGAAGGGCAGTCAATGTAGGTATTGTATGCCACGATGACATCCGTCACCTGATTGTAGCGGTTCAGTGGTGACTTAGGTATTCCATTCATCACCGCCAGTGGGCTTCTGAAGCTTTTGCCCTTCAACTTATAAAAATAGTTGTTGGTCACAACATGCCCCGTATTGATGAGTCTGATTCCTCCTATGTTTTCGGAGTTTTCATCCCCGATGAAGTAATTGCCATCAATTGTACAATAGTTGCCGTGACGGGTAACGAGTGACCCTTCGCTTTTGTAAAATACGTTGTTTCGAAACTCATTAAAGTTCGTCTTGCTCGAAATGACTTCCACCTCTCCATTGCACTCCTCAAAAAGATTGTTGGCTACTGTAGTGTTGCTCGGAGACATAGAACTAAAACTATCCCCCAACTGAATCGTCTCCCCCTTGGGTCCTCCTTTTCTTGGGCGTGGGCCAAAGTGGTTGTTGACGATCTGATGAAAATTCTTGATGTTTCTTCTGCCTTTGATCTCTACCCGAACAGTAGGACCTTCGTTGGATTTGCCGGCAAGATAGCAGTGATCCATTTGGTTGTTTCGACCCCAAAACTCCACCCAGTGGTCTTTTCTATCACGACTCATCTGATTGAATCCCTCTATGACCGTATTGGTGATTCGACAATGGTTCGCTACTTGGTCTTTGTCAAACTTGAAGTCAACTACCGCATTGGACGGAGTGTAGCCATTGCGAAAATACAATCCACTAACCACTAGATACTCTCCTCCGAATTTCAAATCTGACTCCCCCTCGATGAATACTTCTCCAGCGGTCTCGGCACGCAGGGTGATCGGTGCTTCTGCTGTTCCTTGACCCGAAAATCTGATCAGGACATCTTTCCATATGCCGTTGGCCATGATGATCTCATCCCCTGCCTTGGCCTTGTCCAATGCAGCTTGCAGCTCTGTCGCGTCGCTGACGAGCGAACCGCTATTGTTGGTGCTTTGTTGGCATGCGACAGCCAACCATATCATACTTACTAGTAAAATAATATTCCTTCTCATTGCTTTCCTTTTGTATTATAATCTTTGCTCTTGACTAGAACGCCTAAAACGTGTTTTTTTGGACGATCATAAATTGGTCAACCAATATAGATATATTATTCGAGATGAGAAAATAGAGACTGGAAATTGGCACGCTTCGTCCTATTATATCCCCCAAAAGCTACGAAGCCCATCCCTTGGATCACTCAGACAAGCATAAATGCATCTTCGCTGTTTGAAATAGTTTTACATAAAAAAGCCAGCTCTTTCGAACTGGCCTTTCACTTATTGCTACTTGACTTCTTTCTCTATTTCGACCTCATCGAGATTGATAAACTCGATCTCCCTGTCGTCATTGAGTGTGATACCAATTACCGCCTCATTGCTGATCTTGCCTCCGAGTATCTGTTTGGATAGCTCGTTGAGAATCTGCTTTTGGATGACACGCTTGAGCGGTCTAGCCCCATACTGCGGGTCATACCCCAGCTCTCCCAATCGATCCAGTACCTCGGGCGAAGCTTCAAGCTTCACGCCGTTTTCAGCCAAACGCCTTTTGATTAGTCTAAACTGTATCTCGACGATTTTTCGGATATTGGCACGATCCAGTGGTCTAAAGACGATGGTCTCATCGACCCGGTTCAAGAACTCCGGTCTCACCGACTTCTTGAGCATCTCCATTACTTCGCGTTTGGTCTTATCGATGATCTCGTCCTCATTGTCAAAGTCCATTTGTGCAAAGTTGTCCTGAATCAACCCCGCTCCAATGTTGGTTGTCATGATGATAATCGTGTTCTTGAAGTTGGCGATTCGGCCCTTGTTGTCCGTCAATCGCCCATCATCTAACACCTGCAACAAAACGTTGAAGGCATCTGGGTGAGCTTTTTCGATCTCATCGAGAAGCACCACAGAGTAGGGTTTTCTTCGCACCGCCTCAGTCAACTGACCTCCTTCATCGTATCCCACATACCCAGGAGGTGCTCCGATGAGTCTACTCACCGCATGACTCTCTTGGTACTCGGACATGTCGATCCGTACCATGGCATTTTCGTCATTGAAGAGGTAGTCCGCGAGGGCTTTGGCCAACTCCGTCTTACCCACACCCGTCGTACCGAGGAAGATAAACGAACCAATCGGGCGCTGTGGATCGTGCAAGCCTGCTCTGCTGCGACGCACCGCATCAGAGATACTCTCGATGGCTTCCTCCTGTCCTGCGACGCGTTTTCCCAACTCCTCTTCTAGGTGCAGAAGCTTTTCTCTATCGCTTTGCAGCATCTTTTGTACCGGCACACCAGTCCATTTGGCAACCACCTCTGCGATATCTTCGGCTCCTACTTCTTCTTTGAGCAGGGTACTTTCGCCCTGCATCTCTACGAGTTTGACCTTCAGTTCTTCGAGTTTCTTTTCGCTCTCCTGAATCTTGCCGTAGCGTATCTCCGCCACACGCCCAAAGTCTCCTGCACGCTCCGCTTGCTCCGCTTCGATTTTGAACTTATCGATGTTCTCTTTCTCTTGCTGGATACCGGTGATCACAGATTTTTCATTCTGCCACTTGGCCTTGAGGTCATCACGGCGTACGGACAGGTCCGAGATTTCTCGTGAGAGCACTTTTTCTCTTTCTTTGTTTTTCTCCCGACGGATCGCCTCACGTTCGATTTCCAACTGCATGATCTTGCGGTTGAGTTCGTCCAGCTCCTCGGGCATGGAGTCGATCTCGATCCGCATTTTGGCGGCAGCCTCATCCATCAGGTCGATCGCCTTGTCTGGTAAATAGCGATCAGAGATATAGCGACTCGACAACTCCACTGCTGAGATGACTGCATCGTCTTTGATGCGTACACCGTGATGCAACTCGTATTTGTCTTTGATCCCGCGCAGGATAGAAATAGCATCTGTTTCGTTGGGCTCATCGACGATCACGGTCTGGAATCGACGTTCGAGCGCCTTGTCTTTCTCGATGTATTTCTGATACTCCTTGAGTGTGGTCGCACCGATCGTATGTAGTTCGCCACGTGCCAGCGCTGGTTTCAGCAAGTTGGCCGCATCCATGGCGCCTTCTCCGCCACCCGCACCGACGAGGGTGTGTATCTCATCGATGAACAGGATGATCTCTCCCGCAGAGTCTTGCACCTCCTTGATGACAGCTTTGAGCCGCTCCTCAAACTCCCCTTTGTATTTGGCACCCGCGACGAGCATTCCCATGTCCAAGGAAATCAAGGTCTTTGATTTCAAGTTTTCGGGTACGTCCCCGTCGACGATACGCTGCGCCATGCCCTCTACGATGGCAGTCTTACCGACTCCTGGTTCGCCGATCAGCATAGGGTTGTTTTTGGTCCTACGAGACAAAATCTGCAAGACACGTCGGATCTCTTCGTCGCGACCAATCACCGGATCAATCTTGCCGTCCTTGGCCAGTTGATTCAGGTTCTTGGAGTATCGCTCAAGTGATTGATAGTTGGACTCTGCACTTTGACTATTCACGTTGTTTCCTCCTCTTAGTTCGTGTATCGCCGCTTCTAAATCTTTCTGGTTGAATCCCAATTCTTTGAGTAGCGCAGCGGCTTTATCTTTTCCGGCCAAGACACCTAGAATCAAGTGTTCGATGGCTATAAATTCATCTTTTTGCTTCTTCGCAATAGCTTCTGCTTTTTGCAAAGCAGCGGCGGATTCATTGGATAGGTAGGGCTGTCCACCACTGACCTTGGCATAACTCGCCGTGACCTCATCTATCCTGATGCTAAGCTGTTCCTTGTTGATGCCCAGCTTTTTGACAATGAATCCTATGACATTCTCATCGGTCTCCACGATGGCTTTGAGGATATGCGCAGGCTCGATGGCTTGCTGGCCATGCGCCAATACAATCTCCCCGGCCTTGTTGATGACCTCCTGTGATTTGACTGTGTATTGATTAAAATTCATTTTCTTCTTTGTTTATGTTGGTACTCATCCCTTCGATGTGAATGGCGATAGGGTTTCATCAATTCTTATTCCATTTTGATTTTTGACTCAAATCAAGTCATTGTGTCCGATATCGGACGTGTCTAACACAAAAACAAGTCAGGATGACAGATATGTAGCTCCCTGTTATCACGCATAGTCGTGGATACTTTAGAAAGTTAGAAAAAATGACCCGAGAACTAATAGGGCTTTTTCTTTATCTTCGATCCATTAATCGCATGATATGTCAGAACAGAATAGACGAAAATTCATCAAGGCAGGGAGTTTAGCCTTGGCGGCAGGAGTGACGGGTGCATTCGCATCCTGTACCACCGAGAAATCCCCCATCGAAACCCCAAACATCAATTTCAACAATAACTACCAATGGAAGATGGTCACGACTTGGCCACCTAATTTTCCTGTATTGGGAGAAGGCTGTAAGCTCCTCGCCAAATGGGTGGAACAAATGAGTGGAGGTCGCCTCAAAATCGAGGTGTATGGAGGGGGAGAATTGATTCCATCCTTGGAGTGCTTTGATGCCGTGAGTCATGGTGCGGTAGAGATGATGAGTGGATCGGGCTACTATTGGGCGGGCAAGATTCCCGCAGCAACCTTCTTTTCGTCTATCCCCTTTGGGGTGTCTGCTCAGCAGATGAACACCTGGATACTCAATGCTGACGGACAAAAACTCTGGGAAGAAATATACGCGCCCTTCAACCTTATCCCACTACCTGGAGGCAACACCGGCCAGCAAGCAGGTGGCTGGTACAACAAAGAAATCAACACCATCGAAGACTACAAAGGCCTCAAAATCCGAATGCCTGGTATCGGAGGCAAGGTCATCAACAAGGTCGGAGGCACCTCAGTCCTCGTGGCTGGAGGAGAGTTGTTCACCAACCTAGAGCGTGGTGTGATCGATGCGACAGAATGGATCGGCCCTTATCATGACTACAAGATGGGGTTTCATCGGGTCGCCAAGCACTACTACTTCCCCGGCTGGCACGAACCTGGTACGGTATTAGAGATGGCCATGAACAAGGACAAGTACAACGAGCTACCCAAAGACCTTCAAGAAATCCTCTATGCAACCATCATGCGCCTCAATCAATGGATGCTCCTGGAGTTCGATGCTCAAAACGCGATTTATCTCCAAAAAATGATCGACGAAGGTGTCGATATTCGTGCCTTTTCGCCCGAAGTACTGGCGCCCCTGCGCCAAGCCTCCAAAGAGGTGATCACCGAGATGATCGATACGGACCCCCAAAGCAAAAAGGTCTATGAGCATTTTCAAGCCTACCGCAAGAAAGCGGAGGTGTGGAGCAAGGTGAGTGAAGGGAAGATTTAATTTGAACAAAAACTCACCCCTAGATCAGCTTCTTTGCACGAATGTCAACTCCGCTGATACCACCTGAAACTCACATAGCCTACCCCCACGATCACCCAAAAAATCAGCATCAACTCCAGGTTGTAAACGCTCATGGCGATCATAGCTACAACGGCAATCAAAAGAGCAATCGCCGGAAAATAAGGATAAAGCGGCACTTTAAAAGGACGCTCCATCTCTGCATGATTTTTGCGCAAAGCAAAAAATGCAACCATGGAGACTATGTAGAGTGTCAGCGCCCCGAAACATGCAATAGTGATGATCTCACCTGTCTTGCCCGTCAATAGCGCGATGATCCCTATCAGCATATTCACAATCAGTGCATTGACTGGGGTTTGTGTTTTGGGGTGGACTTTACCTACGAAAGGAGACACATAACGCTCCCTCCCCAATTCTAAAGTCGAACGGCCAGCAGCCAAGATGATCCCATGAAAAGAAGCTATAAGCCCAAACAACCCTATGGTAATCAGAAGGTGATACAGCACATTGTTTTCACCCACGATGTGCGCCAAGGCTAACGGCAATGGAGAATCGGATGCTGTGGCTCCCGGTTCGGGATAGACGACCGCTTCCCAGCCCGCTACTCCAACGGCGGCAGTGAAGGTCAAAACACACAGAACAACTAGCGTCACAATGGCTGATCCGAAACCTTTCAGTATATTCTTTTGCGGATTTTTAGTCTCCTCTGCCACGTTGGCCACTCCCTCGATCGCTAGGAAGAACCATATCGCAAATGGTATCGCCGCGAAAGCACCTCCCCAACCATTGGGTAGGGCATTTCGCTTCAGGTTTTCAACATCAAATGCCGTAAAACTGACTCCTGAAAATATCAATAATTCTACCACCGCTAGCACCGTGACAAACAACTCAAAATAAGCTGCCGAACGAACCCCTATCATGTTGAGCCCAGTGAATATCAGATAAGCCACAATGGCAATAGTCATCACGTCGACCTGAGGCAGAAACATATGAAGGTAGGCTCCTATCGCAGCAGCTATCGCTGGAGGCGCAAAGATAAACTCAATGCTTTGAGCCATGCCTGCTAAATAGCCCCAGTGCTTGCCGAGTCCCATTCGAGCATAGTCAAATGCTCCTCCTGCTTTGGGAATCGCACAAGCCATCTCTGTATAACTGAAGGTAAAGGTGACATACATCACAATGATGAAAAAAGTCGCCACTGCAAGCCCCAGCGTACCGCCTTCGGCTAGGCCGAGGTTCCATCCAAAGTACATCCCAGATATCACATACCCTACACCAAGCCCCCATAACATCAAGGGCCCTAAGGTCTTCTTCAATTCACTCTTTTGTTCTGTCATAGTTGAGTAGTTGGTCCTCATATGTATCTTTCAAATCGACTCCCGATAATTTTCTTCGTATTGCCTCCGTGATCAAAAAACAGAGTTTCTGAGCAGCCCTCTCATAACTGAGCCCCTCCGTTCGTATGTTTGAGATGCAGTTTCGTCTTTCGTCTGTCAAGCCTCCTTTGGGTGAGTAGGTCATGTAAGCTCCCATACTGTAGGGAGAGGTCAACCCAGGTCTCTCACCGATGAGTACCACACAGACTTGACACTGATTATGCTGCCCAATGGGGTCACCAATCGCCACACGTCCCTGCTGCACCACAGCCAAAGGACCAATCGTATAGCCCTTCAATAACGGTAACAAGCATCGCAAAAAAGGCAATGCGTGCTGCGCAATGGCCATGGCAGACAAGCCATCTACTAGGCAGATACTGATGTCATAGCCGGACTGTTGCTTCTGAAGACTCTCTTCGGACTCAGCATCTAGCAGCCGTCCTAAGTCAGGCCTTTGAATGTACTGCTCTCGATCAATCGCTTGACTTCTGAGCAACATAGTATCATACCCCATCTCGTGGATTTGGGTCAAAAGAGACCCGGTATCCAGCTCAGACCATACTGCATCTCTAGCCAGCGCATGGTCCCTACGAAAAGCCAAGCGCTCCTCTGTGGTCAAGCTCCCCCCTGCTCTACCCAATGCGATTCGCGCTTTCGTAAAGTCTCGATAGCCTTTCCAAGGGTCTCCTTTACTCATAAGTACAACAGTTTATGACGCGATTTACCTTCTAGCATTTGGCCGTGTTCGTCGATTAGACTCATCCGTTGCAACCATTGCTCAAACTCTGGGGCATATTTCAGTCCCATCAATTGGCGAATGTACAGCTGATCATGAAAAGAAGTGCTTTGATAGTGCAACATCACATCATCCGCTCCAGGGACCCCCATGATGAAATTGCATCCCGCTAGCCCTAACAAGGACAGTAAGTTATCCATATCGTCTTGATCCGCTTGACTGTGGTTCGTGTAACAGATGTCACACCCCATAGGCAGTCCCATCAGTTTGCCACAAAAATGATCTTCCAAACCCGCTCGGATAATCTGCTTCCCATTGTAGAGATACTCTGGACCAATGAAACCCACCACTGTGTTGACGAGCAGCGGATTATAATGCCTCGCCAGCGCATACGCCCTCACTTCACAGGTCTGCTGATCGACCCCATGATGTGCTCCTGCAGAGTGTGCACTCCCCTGACCCGTCTCGAAGTACATCAAGTTCTGACCCACAGTACCCCGGTCCAACAATTTCCCAGCATCATACGCTTCATCCAACAATTCTTTCGTCACTCCAAAACTTCGGTTCGTTCGTTCGGTTCCGCCAATGGATTGAAACACTAAATCCACAGGTGCTCCTGCATTGATCAGCGACAGGGTAGTGGTAATATGTGACAGCACACATGTCTGCGTAGGAATCTCAAAACGAACACGAAGTTCTTCCAGCATTTCCAGCAGGTTTCGGGTACTTTGTGCATGATCCGACACTGGATTGATCCCAATCACAGCATCCCCTACACCGTACATCAATCCATCTATTGTGCTCGCCATGATTCCCTTCGGATCATCTGTAGGATTATTGGGCTGCAACCGAGTAGAAAAATGTCCCTTTAGCCCCAAGGTGTTTCTGAATCGCGTCACCTTACTGATTTTAGAGGCCACAAGGATGAGGTCTTGGTTGGACATGATCTTGCTCACCGCAGCAACCATCTCTGGCAGCAACCCCTGGCTGATCTTTCGAATCCACTCGCCATCCGACTCATAGGCCAGCAACTCATCCCGAAACCCTCCTACTGTCAAATGACTGATAGGGGCAAAAGCCTTTTGATCCCAACTGTCGATCGCCAACCGTGTCACTGCGTCCTGCTCGTACGGAATCACCTGCTCCTCCACGAATTGCTTCAAAGGCATATCTGCCAACACGAGTCGTGCAGCCATTCGCTCCTTTTCGTTCTCAGCGGCTACCCCAGCCAACACATCCCCTGACTTCTCGGGCGTGGCTTTGGCAAGCACCGTCTTGAGATCAGAAAATGAGTAGGAAAAATTCCCTACACGGCTTTGGTATTTCATGTCAATACGTTTTGGACGAAAGCATGAAAATGGGCATTAATTCAATCAAAAGCAATGGTTTTTGGCAGGTCCAGAATCTCCCTCCTCCAAAACCATAAAAAAAGGGCCATCGCCCCAAACAAGCCATGACCCTATCTGTTAATTTATTGTTACTTATTGCTCTTGCTTGAATTGATCAAACTCCGACGGGTCTTCCACTCTGGGGAAAGCATTGTTGGACAAGTCTACATCAGGTAGCTCTTGATCAGGGTCAATCGCCACACTAGCGACTTCCTTCTCTTTCAAAAAGGTCTTTTTGATCTCTACCTCGTTGAGCCTCCAAACCTCCGCCGGCAACCGATCGATCTCTGTCGTACCGTCTGTATACGTCCATTCGATGATGACCGGCATGATCAAGCCTCCTTCGTTTTTGAGAGTCAACTCATAGATGTTTTTGCCCCCGACTAGAGTGCGCATTTCTGCCTCATCCACACGACTGAGGAATCCGCCATAACTCTTGTCTGGGGTAGGAACCATCTGAAACGGCTGTGGTCCTGCTGAAAAGTCTTTCGCCGGCTTAGCTTGGTTTCCTTTGCCGCTGATTTTTCCTCCTACCTTTTTCCCTTTATTTTCTACGATGACAGGCTCTTCGCTCATCTGATACCACTTGACCTCCGACAGATTGATGTCTACCTTGTCCGTGGTGAAGTACCACCCCCTCCAAAACCAATCAAGGTCCACCGCTGTGGCGTCTTCTAGCGTGCGAAACAAATCCGCAGGGTTTGGGTGCTTGTACATCCACCGCGTCGCATACTCCCTAAACGCCGCATCAAACAACTCTGGCCCAATCACAGACTCTCTCAAGATCTGAAATCCAGCCGTAGGCTTGTCATAAAAATTGGCTCCAATACTAAACAGCGACTCCACATCAGAAGTCACCATAATCGGCCGCATCACTCTTTGGTCACCGTCCATGTAAGGAACCATGTCCTTGGGCGTCAAGCTATGAAACTGTGGGTAGCGTTCCGCCATCGTTCGCTGATCGAGAAAGGTATTGAGCCCTTCGTCCATCCACATCCACTTGCGCTCATCCGAGCTCACAATCATCGGAAACCAATTGTGTCCCACCTCATGCACAATCGTCCGGATCATGTTTTCTTTCGCTGCGTGGCTCATTTCCCCATTGACAGGACGTCCGCCGTTGAAACTAATCATCGGAAACTCCATGCCGATGTTGGACGTATTGACCGAAATCGCTACTGGATAGGGATAGTTGAAAGTTGCCTCAGAGTACACCTCTAGTGCATGAATGACCGCCTGGGTAGATTCTTCACTCCAAACAGGCAATCCCTCTTTGGGGTAAAAGGACATGGCCATCGTCGTACGATTGGGCAACTTCACAGCCTGTGCATCCCAGATAAACTTTCGCGAACTCGCAAAGGCAAAGTCACGCACATTTTCTGCACGAAACCTCCAAGTCTTGGTGTCCGTGCTTTTAGTCTTTTCATTGGCAACAGCCTCCTCTGGGGTCACAATCATGACGGACTCGTCATACGATTTGCGGGCTTTCGCCAAACGCTTTTTTTGATCCAATGACAGGACATCCTTTTCATTTTGTAATTCGCCAGTTGCAGCGACAAGATGATCCTCTGGTACAGTGATCTCTACATCATAGTTGCCAAACTCTAGAGCAAACTCCCCCAACTTCTGAAACTGCTGGTTTTGCCAGCCTTCGGTATCATTGTACACGGCCATCCGAGGAAACCAGTGTGCGATCAGAAAGACACAGTTGTCATCCTCCGGAAAATATTCGTACCCTTCTCGAGACAATAGGAAGTTGGATCGATCGGTTACTGGATAGGACCACTCCACCGAAAATGACACGGACGACTGAGGCTCCAACGGCTCCATAAGTAGCACTTTCATCATCGTATTGTTGACGAGAGCTTCCAGTTTTTGGCCTGAAGCATCTTTGACCTGCTGTATCGTATAGCCCGCAGGAAACTCCATTGGGCGAAGCAAGTATTGCATATGCTGAGAAGTCATCGAATCTTTGACACTAAAAATACCGCCAAAACCTTCGTTCTCCTTTCGGTTGACATTTTGTTCCAACTGAAGCCAGAGGTAGGGCAAGACATCTGGTGAATTGTTGTAATATGTGATGGTCTCCTTTCCTGTGAGGACTCGTGTTTGCTCATCCAGAGACGCTTTGATTTGGTAATCGGCACGCTGCTGCCAGTAGTCCGCCCCTGATGCACCTGAAGCAGTGCGATAGGTGCTAGGTGGGTCAATCATTCTATCAATAGGCTCAAACTTGCCCTGCCAGGTTTTGTCTTGCGCTAAAGACATCCAAGAAACGGATGAAATCAGCACTACTAGGGTCAATACTCTCATGAAGTTGCTGTTTAAATGAATGATAAATCTAATTAATCAGTTGCGAAGACTGGCCACCAATTATTATGAATGGTCTCCTCAGAGGTTAAATTGTTCAGTCTTCCTCTTTGGGTTCTCCATAGTTGTATTTGAAAAACTGCTCAAGGTCCAACTTCCAGTGCTGAGACAAAGCGTGCCGAGCACCAGACTCGGGATCATACCCTCCAAATACATGCAGAGCCCCCTCCAGCACGGCCGCCCCCATGTGGCGCCCTCCAAAATTCATCTGAAAGGTTTTTAGTTCCTCCGTTTGCGTATCATATACCAACAGCTGATCCAAGTTCTTGTAGTCCCCAACCAAAAAAAGATAGTGCTGGTACCGAACCAAAGCATAAGCCGAACACGGCGCCTCTAGCTTCCCAACTTTCTCCCACTGCTCCGTGGACAAATCGAAGCGATGAATCTTGTCACTAGCCTCTTCTCCATATCCACCCACCATGTACAAATGATTCCCGACGACTACCCCACGCGTCTCCTTCGCCTCTGGCAAATCTGGCAATTGCTCTAAGGCTCCCGTTTTGAGATCATAAACATACATGTCTTGGCTAAACACCAATTCAAACCCTCCGCTACGGGCTTGACTAGCTATAGACCCACCAAACATATACACCTTGTATTCATGATATACCAAACCCATAGATTTGGCAGGGTTTGGGTTTTGACCCAAGCTTTTGGACCTGTAGTTGTTCATGTCGTAGTACTGCAAATCCTCGACTAACCTCACATGGTCACGCCCTACGACCGTACCGCCAGCAAAAAGGACACTCTCATACTCATCCAGATACACAGCACTACCAAACAGTGTCCGTTTTAGCGGACTGGTGGAGGACAGGTCGAGCCATTCGTCGATGCGGGCGTCATAGGTGTAGATTTTATCTGAGTTGCCTGCCGTCTGCGACCGTCCGCCCGCCAGTATGGCCTTGGAGCCACTAGAGCAATACGCCATCCCAAAGAGTGGTTGGGGGACTTTTTTAGCAGCAGTAAACACCACATACTCATTGAGCTGAGCGAAAACGTCATGACACATTAATATTCCCATAGAAAGGGACAGCAAGAGGGTTTTCATACGCATAGAATCTGACCTAAAAATACGGTCATACATGGCCCTGATCCAAAAAACCCCTGTTAATTCTAAAGCATTTGTCTGTTAAGACAGGAAGAAACATGCGACATACATTAAATCAACCCTCGACCTTTGAGCTCCAAGTATTTGTTGATCACATCTATTGTCAGGTTTTGGGGATTGGTCAATAGCGCTTGGACCCCATGGGCACGAAAACGCTTGAGAATAAGGCGCTTCTCGAGATCAAACTTCTCTGCGATCCCGAGCTGATAGACGTCTAGCAAGGTGTCAGGTGCCTGCTGAATATAATCTTTGAGTTCCGAGTTTTCAAACATGACCACCACCACAAGGTGTGCCTGATTGAGCCGACGGATGAGTTCAAGCTGATGAGTCAGCGAAGACTCCGTCTCAAAATTGGTATAAAACAACAACAAACTCCGCTGCGTCACTTTGCGCTTGATCGTCGTATACAGATCAAAATAATTGGGCTCTTCGAAAGCGGTCCGCTCGTTGTAAAGGCACTCGAGAATGGTCTTGAGCTGAAACGAGCGATTGTCTGCCGCCAAGAAGGTCTGGGTCGTCTTTTCGAAGGTTATCAACCCTGCTTTGTCTCCTTTGCGCAAACTGACATTAGAAAGTGCCAGAGCCGAATTGATAGAATAATCCAACAAACTCAACCCACCAAATGGCATCTGCATCGTCCGACCCTTGTTGATCACACAGTAGACTGGTTGAGATTTTTCTTCCTGATATACATTGATCATCAATTGGTTCTTGCGAGCCGTCGCCTTCCAATTGATCTTGCGGATATCATCTCCTGTCACATAGTCTTTGATTTCTTCAAACTCAAAATTGAACCCGGGTCTCCGTAGCTTTTTCAGTCCTTTACTATGGTTGGACAGAAGCAAAAATTCCGTCTCTCGCATGTGCTTGACACTCGGGTAAACCTTGATTGTCTCTGGTTCGGGTTGTACAAAACGTCTTCGAATCAAGCCCAACCTGGTACTGGTAAGCATATTGATCTGACCAAACGCATAGGAACCCCGGTTTGTGGGCTGCAGGGTATAACTTATGATCTTTTCTTCCTGACCCAACCCAGGCAATTCGAAAAATAAATGACGCTCCTGAAAATCAATTGGCGCTTCGTCGATCACTGTCACCGACACAGGCGTGGCAAAATTGCTCCTCACATATATCTTCACCTCATTGGGATAACCCAAAGAATACACCGGACTGGTGATGCGTCGTGCCACCACGGTCCGTTTGGATACGAACAAC
The DNA window shown above is from Reichenbachiella sp. 5M10 and carries:
- a CDS encoding kelch repeat-containing protein, producing MKTLLLSLSMGILMCHDVFAQLNEYVVFTAAKKVPQPLFGMAYCSSGSKAILAGGRSQTAGNSDKIYTYDARIDEWLDLSSTSPLKRTLFGSAVYLDEYESVLFAGGTVVGRDHVRLVEDLQYYDMNNYRSKSLGQNPNPAKSMGLVYHEYKVYMFGGSIASQARSGGFELVFSQDMYVYDLKTGALEQLPDLPEAKETRGVVVGNHLYMVGGYGEEASDKIHRFDLSTEQWEKVGKLEAPCSAYALVRYQHYLFLVGDYKNLDQLLVYDTQTEELKTFQMNFGGRHMGAAVLEGALHVFGGYDPESGARHALSQHWKLDLEQFFKYNYGEPKEED
- a CDS encoding DUF58 domain-containing protein translates to MLKNIYLSSRFYYLGMALTLLAMVGFIWSPAYGAFVVLSWVFVLMIGVDFLWLFVSKRTVVARRITSPVYSLGYPNEVKIYVRSNFATPVSVTVIDEAPIDFQERHLFFELPGLGQEEKIISYTLQPTNRGSYAFGQINMLTSTRLGLIRRRFVQPEPETIKVYPSVKHMRETEFLLLSNHSKGLKKLRRPGFNFEFEEIKDYVTGDDIRKINWKATARKNQLMINVYQEEKSQPVYCVINKGRTMQMPFGGLSLLDYSINSALALSNVSLRKGDKAGLITFEKTTQTFLAADNRSFQLKTILECLYNERTAFEEPNYFDLYTTIKRKVTQRSLLLFYTNFETESSLTHQLELIRRLNQAHLVVVVMFENSELKDYIQQAPDTLLDVYQLGIAEKFDLEKRLILKRFRAHGVQALLTNPQNLTIDVINKYLELKGRGLI